In Erigeron canadensis isolate Cc75 chromosome 8, C_canadensis_v1, whole genome shotgun sequence, the DNA window aaaaaataaattaatgtcAACAAAAAGGTAACCACTGCTGGAGGCTGAGCATCACATGGCGATGAACAACAGCGACGGCGGCTCAAAGAACATGACCACTGTATCTCATCACTATTTCCGAGATTCAAATGCTTCCGAAGATTCTACATCTATTTCTATCTCTATCATCGAGGTAGGTTTCCCTCTATTTTGAAAGCTTTCATTGTAAAAACAACACTGcctcgtatatatatatctaataattaacTCCTGCTGTATTTGTATAGAACATAAAAGAAGAATACGGATTGTTTGTGTGGCCCTGTAGTCTTATTCTAGCTGAATATGTCTGGCAGCAGCGCTTTCGCTTCGTTGGGAAACGTGTCATTGAGGTACTAGTACTTTCATGACCTgataattatatacattttttttctatttatcattattataatctattattaaaatatagCTTAATAACAATGTTAGTTAGTTTGTAGCTTGGGGCTGGAACATCACTGCCTGGTTTAGTTGCAGCTAAAGTAGGCGCCCATGTCGTTCTTACCGATCAATCTGATAGACTTGAGGTATAAACCCGAACCAGCCCCTTGAGTTATATGGTTATCCTTTATGAGTTGATAGGGGCTATTTGTCCAAAATTACAATCTACTATTTCAATTGTGTGCCAATTGGGGAAGGTACTAATTTTTGGCCTTGGAGCTATTGTAAGTGGTCTCTGGTTACCAAGGTTGTAAATTACGCTAGGCGGTCGACCACCTTTAAGGTTAAATCTCATTTCGCGGAGTTATAACGGCATTATAACGGagactataaaatataaaggaatttatataaaaaatatatatattagcaatatcctaacaaaattagtcaaaaaAATGTCTTTTGACCGTTAAGCTCCGTTAAATCcgttatttgaccgttaaattccattatttgaccgttaaattCCGTTATGAAGGCCGTTAAGACCGTTAAATCCgttataacggccgttagaTCCTCAGACCTTTAAATTTACCCTCCAACCCCCTTAACGTAACGCTGGACCTCCATTACCGTTATAACGGCCGTTAAGGCCGTTATTTACAACACTGCTGGTTACACTTTTGGACACTTTTGCTTCTAAATAATTTAGATTAAAGTGTACATCCAAAAATTTGGTGTTACAATGTGACGACTTGCTCATATATTTCTGACGCGGCACATACTTCTTAGTTGATGGGCTACACCTAATTATTTACACCAATTGTCTCATAGTTGAGACTCGAACCCACAACTTCTTAGTTAATGGGTTACACCCAATTTCCCTAGGTCTAAAAGCCTTTTGGTATGTTTTCTATAAAGCCTGTATTGCTTTTTATTTCctatttacctttttttactTCTGCCTTTAGTTTACGTCTGTAACAAATGATTTGCAGGTTCTGGACAACATGAGAAAAGTATGTGAGCTAAATGATGTCAAGTGTGAGGTAAAAACAATAATTCTCCACATATATATTTCCCACCTCATCTATCATTCTTGTAAGACCCTTATTTTCAGTCAACGTGTTTTTTGATCGGTTGAAGATATGGATTT includes these proteins:
- the LOC122578949 gene encoding methyltransferase-like protein 23 isoform X1, producing MAMNNSDGGSKNMTTVSHHYFRDSNASEDSTSISISIIENIKEEYGLFVWPCSLILAEYVWQQRFRFVGKRVIELGAGTSLPGLVAAKVGAHVVLTDQSDRLEVLDNMRKVCELNDVKCEVMGLTWGVWDESIFSLLPQVILGADVLYDSCGKIICSIIIHFPYTKKVTADDEMLPSNIPKLSTISLPPSNSFLRIHLARFSSQAITIEVMQWASPHRILTGEMETEVCEAS
- the LOC122578949 gene encoding methyltransferase-like protein 23 isoform X2 is translated as MAMNNSDGGSKNMTTVSHHYFRDSNASEDSTSISISIIENIKEEYGLFVWPCSLILAEYVWQQRFRFVGKRVIELGAGTSLPGLVAAKVGAHVVLTDQSDRLEVLDNMRKVCELNDVKCEVMGLTWGVWDESIFSLLPQVILGADVLYDSCAFDNLFATVKFLLENSPGSVFITSYHNRSGHHLIEFLLVKWKLKCVKLLDGFSFLPSWKASGLSGNIQLVEIGPTDVAKN
- the LOC122578949 gene encoding methyltransferase-like protein 23 isoform X4 is translated as MAMNNSDGGSKNMTTVSHHYFRDSNASEDSTSISISIIENIKEEYGLFVWPCSLILAEYVWQQRFRFVGKRVIELGAGTSLPGLVAAKVGAHVVLTDQSDRLEVLDNMRKVCELNDVKCEVMGLTWGVWDESIFSLLPQVILGADVLYDSCAFDNLFATVKFLLENSPGSVFITSYHNRSYAVGITS